The following are encoded together in the Fibrobacter sp. UWB10 genome:
- a CDS encoding FprA family A-type flavoprotein produces MKNFSENIKYVGVDDRDIDLFEGQYVVPEGMAYNSYVIVDEKIAVTDTVDAHKVGEWLANLEAALAGRKPDYLVIHHLEPDHAGGIADFVAKYPEATLVSSAKAFALLPQFMTLPESVKKQTVKEGDTLSLGAHTLQFIGAPMVHWPEVLFSYEQSEKVLFAADAFGKFGVYDADPDDWACEARRYYFNIVGKYGNQVQAVLKKAAALDIKTICPLHGPVLTENLGYYIDKYNTWSSYAPEDKGVLVAFASIYGGTKKAAEKLAEKLTAAGVEKVVVSDLARSDMAEVIEDAFRYDRMVVAAPTYDAGLFPVMEDFLNHLKAKNYSNRKVGVVENGTWAPMAAKKMTEILATLKNVTLAETVVTVKSTLSAESEAAMDKLVAEMV; encoded by the coding sequence ATGAAGAATTTTAGCGAAAATATCAAGTACGTCGGTGTCGATGACCGCGACATCGATTTGTTCGAAGGTCAGTATGTGGTGCCCGAGGGCATGGCGTACAATTCTTATGTGATTGTAGACGAAAAGATTGCCGTGACGGATACGGTCGATGCGCACAAGGTGGGCGAGTGGCTTGCCAATCTGGAAGCCGCTCTCGCTGGCCGCAAGCCGGATTACTTGGTAATTCACCACCTGGAACCGGACCATGCCGGTGGCATTGCTGATTTTGTGGCGAAGTACCCGGAAGCAACGCTTGTTTCTTCGGCGAAGGCTTTCGCGCTCCTGCCGCAGTTCATGACTCTCCCTGAATCGGTCAAGAAGCAGACCGTGAAGGAAGGCGATACGCTTTCGCTCGGTGCGCACACGTTACAGTTTATCGGTGCCCCGATGGTACACTGGCCCGAAGTGCTGTTCAGCTATGAACAGAGTGAAAAGGTGCTGTTCGCAGCCGATGCATTCGGCAAGTTCGGCGTGTACGATGCCGACCCGGATGACTGGGCATGCGAAGCCCGCCGCTACTACTTCAATATCGTGGGCAAGTACGGCAACCAGGTGCAGGCGGTTCTCAAGAAGGCGGCTGCACTCGACATCAAGACGATTTGCCCGTTGCATGGCCCCGTGCTCACCGAAAATCTCGGTTACTACATCGACAAGTACAACACCTGGAGCAGCTACGCTCCCGAAGACAAGGGCGTGCTCGTGGCATTTGCCTCGATCTACGGTGGAACCAAGAAGGCCGCTGAAAAGCTTGCCGAAAAGTTGACCGCCGCCGGTGTCGAAAAGGTCGTGGTCTCTGACCTTGCCCGCAGCGACATGGCCGAAGTCATCGAAGACGCCTTCCGTTACGACCGCATGGTGGTGGCCGCTCCCACGTATGACGCGGGCCTCTTCCCGGTGATGGAAGATTTCCTCAATCACCTCAAGGCAAAGAACTATTCTAACCGCAAGGTGGGTGTCGTGGAAAACGGCACTTGGGCTCCCATGGCCGCTAAGAAAATGACGGAAATCCTCGCCACGCTCAAGAACGTGACGCTCGCCGAAACCGTGGTAACGGTGAAGTCGACGCTCAGCGCCGAGTCCGAAGCAGCGATGGATAAGCTTGTGGCCGAGATGGTTTAG
- a CDS encoding FISUMP domain-containing protein, whose protein sequence is MKKNAKIVPFVFVAAFLAACGSDESGNPDAWIMEKVPPCRSNSEDNCEYGLLTDERDGQTYKTVKIHDLWWMKENLNYRYLQPTSSMDSSSFCYNDTLEYCGIDGRLYLWSAAMDSAGVFTDNGKGCGYGSECNHAAVVRGVCPAGWHLPSEEEWNNLFHAIGYGNFIGDKLKTTTGWYSNGTDDYSFSVAPVSPMYYHDGQYGFFLRWDTYTAYWSTASRDEFYAVTMYVTNVDYYVYVGDYYDFAKINAYPVRCVKD, encoded by the coding sequence ATGAAAAAGAATGCAAAAATTGTGCCGTTCGTGTTCGTTGCGGCATTCCTTGCTGCCTGCGGTAGTGACGAATCTGGCAACCCAGATGCTTGGATTATGGAGAAAGTTCCTCCCTGTCGATCGAATTCCGAAGATAATTGTGAGTATGGATTGCTGACGGATGAACGTGATGGTCAGACATATAAAACAGTGAAAATCCACGATCTTTGGTGGATGAAAGAAAATTTGAATTACCGTTACTTGCAGCCTACTTCGTCTATGGATTCAAGTAGCTTTTGTTACAACGATACTCTTGAATATTGCGGAATAGATGGTCGTTTGTATTTATGGAGCGCCGCAATGGATAGCGCTGGCGTTTTTACCGATAACGGCAAGGGATGTGGTTATGGTTCAGAATGCAACCATGCTGCAGTGGTTCGGGGTGTTTGCCCTGCGGGCTGGCATCTTCCGAGTGAAGAAGAGTGGAATAATCTTTTTCATGCGATTGGATATGGCAACTTTATCGGCGACAAACTAAAGACGACAACAGGTTGGTATAGTAATGGAACCGATGATTATTCGTTCTCTGTTGCTCCAGTTTCTCCGATGTATTATCATGATGGACAATATGGATTCTTTCTCCGATGGGATACGTATACGGCATACTGGAGTACGGCATCAAGGGATGAATTCTATGCTGTTACAATGTACGTTACGAATGTAGATTATTATGTGTATGTTGGTGATTACTATGATTTTGCAAAGATAAATGCATATCCTGTCCGCTGCGTGAAGGATTAG
- a CDS encoding SIMPL domain-containing protein (The SIMPL domain is named for its presence in mouse protein SIMPL (signalling molecule that associates with mouse pelle-like kinase). Bacterial member BP26, from Brucella, was shown to assemble into a channel-like structure, while YggE from E. coli has been associated with resistance to oxidative stress.), which produces MQSRVKEAIILAVAILCLGAFFYRAQIDVKDRDRVVFVRGLAEREVSADFVIWPIVYKEVGNDLAELSATLQSKSQILEKFLLENGIQKENITYSTPAIVDADGELYSGGKHAYRYVATVVATVATNNVELVRKAMEKQGELLKHGIAFSGGDYQYRTVYSFNGLNEIKPAMIDEATKNARSAAEKFAKDSDSKLGKIKTATQGVFSIENRDENTPYIKKVRVVTNVQYFLED; this is translated from the coding sequence ATGCAATCAAGAGTTAAAGAAGCAATCATTTTGGCGGTGGCCATTTTGTGCTTGGGTGCTTTTTTCTATCGCGCTCAAATTGATGTCAAGGACCGTGACCGCGTGGTGTTTGTGCGCGGACTTGCCGAACGCGAAGTTTCGGCTGATTTTGTGATTTGGCCGATTGTGTACAAAGAGGTGGGTAACGATCTTGCCGAACTTTCAGCAACGTTACAGTCCAAGTCGCAGATACTTGAAAAGTTCCTGCTCGAAAACGGCATTCAAAAAGAAAATATCACTTACTCGACTCCGGCGATTGTCGATGCCGATGGCGAACTGTACAGCGGCGGCAAGCATGCTTATCGTTATGTCGCGACAGTTGTAGCAACGGTGGCCACGAATAATGTGGAACTTGTCCGTAAGGCCATGGAAAAACAGGGCGAACTCCTGAAACATGGAATCGCCTTTAGTGGAGGCGATTACCAGTACCGCACCGTTTATAGCTTTAACGGCCTCAACGAAATCAAGCCCGCCATGATTGACGAAGCGACTAAGAACGCAAGGAGTGCTGCCGAAAAGTTTGCGAAAGATTCCGATAGCAAACTCGGCAAAATCAAGACGGCAACGCAGGGCGTATTCTCTATCGAAAACCGCGACGAAAATACGCCGTACATCAAGAAAGTCCGCGTCGTGACGAACGTGCAGTATTTCTTGGAAGATTAA
- the polA gene encoding DNA polymerase I, producing the protein MPEKTLLLLDSYALAFRMFYAYSQNPLKNSQGEEVSMMHGYWGAVLRILAKHKPTHFAIARDVAHTKTFRHELYPDYKANRGPMPEEMAAQMPLLGESLEASGIPLLSEPGYEADDVMASTAMAAVEAGFDHVVILSKDKDMSQIVTDKIHLFHLTKGADGIDFGPEQVLEKYGLPPEKIRDYLALMGDASDNVPGVPKVGPKTAIQLLNDFGDMDNLYANLDKVTKKGLHDNLENNREKAFLSRELVTLQTKRAFSGNLDTLEYNGLHVDTLAQMFKDHEINSLLRLLEGIPSKTGFVRESDGTGSADSANGDAVVSADFPVDVPPTYICVDTDEIFEQMKAEFAAASTVGIDTETDGLDPMQCNLVGLCLSADPAKGYYIPLGHSDEIGFPLPTGPKGNYDLNKVKAWFSEFIQSPRELVFHNAKFDLHVLARTFKIPQSAIDNANLIDTLIAAWMLSPGQSGLGLDNQVMQRLQHEMIPIENLIGRGKNQITFNRVNIKDATEYGAEDAVYTLRLWEPLKKELEKLDYVKYFFEQEMPLLKVLFQMESVGVAIDVPALKTLEQELQRRIENLEKEICDMAGFEFNIGSPKQLGEVLFDTLGLPEIKKRSTDAVVLEELSFKAPHPIVFAVIEYRELKKMQSTYITVLPTLVNPDTKRIHTSFIQWGTATGRLSSRDPNLQNIPVRSDLGKKIRASFVPQSKDNVILAVDYSQIELRMLAHLSGDEALIESYKEGIDIHARTAAAIYGVNLDEVNSDMRRDAKVVNFGVLYGMTAFRLSRDLKIPMSQAKDFITGYFDMYKGVQQYIEDIKAAAHRDGYVETLSGRRRYIAGIDSSDRMESQMAERMAVNTPVQGSAADLIKIAMIRIQKRINEENLPLKMMLQVHDELVFECPRDQVEPMSQMVKAEMEGAMQLKVPLVASVGFGENWLEAH; encoded by the coding sequence ATGCCTGAAAAGACTCTACTTTTGCTCGACTCTTACGCGCTTGCGTTCCGCATGTTTTACGCCTATTCGCAGAACCCGCTGAAAAACAGCCAGGGCGAAGAGGTCTCGATGATGCACGGCTACTGGGGTGCAGTGCTCCGCATTCTTGCAAAGCACAAGCCGACGCATTTCGCCATTGCACGCGACGTGGCGCACACCAAGACCTTCAGGCACGAACTTTACCCCGACTACAAGGCCAATCGCGGGCCCATGCCCGAAGAAATGGCGGCTCAAATGCCGCTCCTTGGCGAAAGTCTAGAAGCAAGCGGAATTCCGCTCTTGTCGGAACCGGGTTACGAAGCGGACGACGTGATGGCAAGTACCGCCATGGCCGCGGTCGAAGCAGGCTTTGACCATGTGGTGATTCTAAGTAAAGACAAGGACATGTCGCAAATCGTAACCGACAAGATCCATCTTTTCCATTTGACGAAAGGCGCCGACGGCATTGACTTTGGCCCGGAACAGGTGCTTGAAAAATACGGTCTTCCGCCCGAAAAAATCCGCGACTACTTGGCACTCATGGGTGACGCAAGCGATAACGTTCCCGGCGTTCCGAAAGTAGGTCCGAAAACAGCCATCCAGTTGCTGAATGACTTTGGCGACATGGACAACCTTTACGCAAACCTGGATAAAGTGACCAAGAAGGGTTTGCATGACAATCTGGAAAACAACCGCGAGAAAGCATTCCTCAGCCGCGAACTGGTGACGCTCCAGACCAAGCGCGCCTTTAGCGGTAATCTCGACACGCTGGAATACAACGGTCTGCACGTGGATACTTTGGCGCAGATGTTCAAGGACCACGAAATCAACAGCCTGCTTCGCCTTTTGGAAGGCATTCCGAGCAAGACGGGCTTTGTGCGCGAAAGCGACGGCACCGGAAGCGCCGATTCTGCGAATGGTGACGCCGTAGTAAGCGCCGATTTCCCGGTCGATGTTCCGCCGACATACATTTGTGTTGACACCGATGAAATCTTCGAGCAGATGAAGGCCGAATTTGCCGCCGCAAGCACTGTGGGCATCGACACCGAAACGGATGGTCTCGACCCCATGCAATGCAACCTCGTAGGGCTTTGCCTTTCGGCAGACCCCGCCAAGGGCTACTACATTCCACTGGGACATTCTGATGAAATCGGATTCCCGCTGCCGACAGGTCCCAAGGGCAATTACGACTTGAACAAGGTCAAGGCATGGTTTAGTGAATTTATTCAATCGCCGCGCGAACTCGTTTTCCATAACGCGAAATTTGATTTGCACGTGCTTGCCCGCACATTCAAGATTCCGCAGAGCGCTATCGACAACGCAAATCTCATCGACACGCTGATTGCGGCTTGGATGCTTTCGCCGGGGCAATCGGGCCTTGGCCTCGACAACCAGGTGATGCAACGCCTGCAGCACGAAATGATTCCGATTGAGAATTTGATTGGCCGCGGCAAGAACCAGATTACCTTCAACCGCGTAAACATCAAGGACGCGACGGAATACGGCGCCGAAGATGCGGTCTATACGCTTCGCCTGTGGGAACCTCTCAAGAAGGAACTCGAAAAGCTCGATTATGTGAAGTATTTCTTCGAGCAGGAAATGCCTCTCTTGAAGGTTCTTTTCCAGATGGAATCTGTGGGTGTCGCCATCGATGTTCCGGCCCTCAAGACGCTGGAGCAGGAACTGCAGCGCCGCATCGAAAACTTGGAAAAAGAAATCTGCGACATGGCCGGTTTCGAATTCAACATCGGTTCGCCCAAGCAACTCGGCGAAGTCCTTTTCGATACGCTCGGACTCCCCGAAATCAAGAAGCGCAGCACCGACGCCGTCGTTCTCGAAGAACTCAGCTTCAAGGCGCCACATCCAATCGTTTTCGCCGTCATCGAATACCGCGAACTCAAGAAAATGCAGAGCACCTACATCACGGTGCTTCCGACGCTGGTGAATCCGGATACCAAGCGCATTCACACGAGCTTTATCCAGTGGGGCACCGCAACGGGCCGCCTCTCTAGCCGCGATCCGAACCTGCAGAACATTCCCGTACGCAGCGACCTCGGCAAAAAGATTCGCGCCTCGTTCGTGCCGCAAAGCAAAGACAACGTGATTCTCGCCGTAGACTACTCGCAGATTGAATTGCGCATGCTCGCCCACTTGAGTGGCGACGAAGCGCTCATCGAAAGCTACAAGGAAGGCATCGACATTCACGCCCGTACCGCCGCAGCCATTTACGGAGTCAATCTCGACGAAGTCAACAGCGACATGCGCCGCGACGCCAAGGTGGTGAATTTCGGCGTACTCTACGGCATGACGGCCTTCCGCTTAAGCCGCGACCTGAAAATTCCGATGTCGCAGGCGAAGGACTTTATTACCGGCTACTTCGACATGTACAAGGGCGTGCAGCAATACATCGAAGACATCAAGGCGGCCGCCCACCGCGACGGTTACGTGGAAACGCTTTCGGGCCGCCGCCGCTACATTGCAGGCATCGATAGCAGCGACCGCATGGAATCGCAAATGGCCGAGCGCATGGCCGTGAATACTCCCGTCCAAGGCTCCGCCGCAGACCTCATCAAGATTGCGATGATCCGCATTCAAAAACGAATCAACGAAGAAAACTTGCCGCTCAAGATGATGTTGCAAGTCCATGACGAACTTGTATTCGAATGCCCCCGCGACCAGGTGGAACCCATGTCGCAAATGGTCAAGGCCGAAATGGAAGGCGCCATGCAGCTCAAGGTTCCGCTTGTCGCAAGCGTCGGCTTCGGCGAGAACTGGCTAGAGGCACATTAA
- a CDS encoding glycoside hydrolase family 5 protein — protein MKHILAKTALFALAGTLSATAATLPTAKEVQANMGMGFNIGNSMEVPNNPTAWGNPYPTQALLDSVKAAGFNTVRIPCAWDSHTSGGKVTETWLDSVKTVVDYAMRAGLYTILNIHHEGEGGWFQSNIGTSVDNGIDTKMKTYWTQIANKFKDYNERLMFAGANEPGPNVNTWTPQHVSTLMHYYQTFIDAVRSTGGNNETRTLIIQGLNTDIDKSVANAPVSTFPKDKVEGRLMFEVHYYDPYQYTLMTSQQDWGASEPIQPQYYYGDYTKASEPKHNAGYNAWAGSVDSKLGSIVHPQEQFAKMKTNYVDKGYPVIVGEFGANVRSPELNGSDLNLHKQGRVQWHKDVVSAAKQYGLTPILWDMGNESNSGYDNMAYIRRQSSPVGKVLETDVINAMRSVYNLGNYNNTGVTHVEDFITGGNNTPASSSSEIASSSSAPTTTIIAGLNSTVQFIRSGNTLYSNKAIRLFDANGNQIRASKKNTGRTELSLVGLHKGVYLAKSANKTLLVGVK, from the coding sequence ATGAAGCATATTCTTGCCAAAACCGCCCTCTTCGCCCTCGCAGGAACCCTTTCTGCGACCGCAGCGACGCTCCCCACCGCCAAAGAAGTCCAAGCCAACATGGGCATGGGTTTCAATATCGGCAACTCCATGGAAGTGCCGAACAACCCCACGGCTTGGGGTAACCCCTACCCGACTCAGGCTTTGCTCGATTCCGTGAAGGCGGCAGGATTCAACACGGTCCGAATCCCCTGCGCTTGGGACAGCCACACCAGTGGCGGCAAGGTCACCGAAACATGGCTCGACTCCGTAAAGACTGTAGTCGACTATGCCATGCGCGCAGGCCTCTACACGATTTTGAACATTCACCACGAAGGTGAAGGAGGCTGGTTCCAGAGCAACATCGGCACGAGCGTCGATAACGGCATCGACACCAAGATGAAGACTTACTGGACGCAGATTGCGAACAAGTTCAAGGACTACAATGAACGCTTGATGTTTGCAGGCGCCAACGAACCCGGCCCGAATGTGAATACGTGGACTCCGCAGCATGTATCCACGCTGATGCACTACTACCAGACATTTATTGACGCAGTGCGTTCTACGGGCGGCAACAACGAAACCCGCACCTTGATTATTCAGGGTCTGAACACCGACATCGACAAGTCTGTCGCCAACGCTCCGGTGAGCACCTTCCCGAAAGACAAGGTTGAAGGCCGCTTGATGTTCGAAGTGCATTACTACGATCCGTACCAGTACACGCTTATGACGAGCCAGCAAGACTGGGGTGCCAGCGAACCCATTCAGCCGCAGTACTACTATGGCGACTACACCAAAGCGAGCGAACCCAAGCACAACGCCGGTTACAACGCCTGGGCAGGCTCTGTCGATTCCAAGCTCGGAAGCATTGTTCACCCGCAGGAACAATTCGCCAAAATGAAGACAAACTATGTAGACAAAGGCTACCCGGTCATCGTCGGTGAATTCGGCGCAAACGTTCGCAGCCCGGAATTGAACGGTTCCGACCTGAACCTTCACAAGCAGGGCCGCGTACAGTGGCATAAAGACGTTGTTTCTGCCGCCAAGCAATACGGCCTTACCCCGATTCTCTGGGACATGGGCAACGAGAGCAATTCTGGCTACGACAACATGGCCTACATCCGCCGTCAGTCTTCACCAGTGGGCAAGGTTCTTGAAACCGACGTCATCAACGCCATGCGCAGCGTGTACAACCTTGGCAATTACAACAACACCGGCGTCACCCACGTAGAAGACTTTATTACCGGCGGCAACAACACGCCCGCATCGAGCTCTAGCGAAATCGCTTCCAGCTCCAGCGCACCCACAACTACAATTATCGCAGGTCTGAATTCTACGGTACAATTCATCCGCAGCGGCAACACGCTCTATTCCAACAAGGCTATCCGCCTGTTTGATGCAAACGGAAACCAGATTCGCGCATCTAAAAAGAATACAGGCCGTACAGAACTTTCACTCGTAGGACTCCACAAAGGCGTATACCTTGCCAAGAGCGCCAATAAGACCCTGCTTGTCGGTGTGAAGTAA
- a CDS encoding glycoside hydrolase family 5 protein gives MKLYGLFGIACGMTLLASTAAFALPKATEIYPDMGLGYNIGNTMEVPKNPTLWGNPFPDAAYVKAIKDAGFNTVRIPCAWDSHASNGTINAGWLDSVKTVVDLVIGNGMYAILNSHWDEGWLEDHVFDGKGFDKTGEVTVSAADIAAKQESYWKQIATKFAEYDEHLIFASANEPGVNDPWNGGSDNGQWAFDETRMQVLKSYHEACLKAVRSTGGNNATRIVVVQSPRTEIDKSPLLASMYPTDPAGEGYTMAEVHFYPYQFSLMTSGDEDWGKMFYYWEDQTPGNDAAHTCSGSALGSKKSIDQLFSGLKSRFYDKGIPVVIGEMGAVKRLGVLTGDNLKVHLKARAAWYGYTVAAAKKNGLVPCVWDTGDEGDGNFTIIRRQVNKFGGNVGDITDVETLNAMREAYGQASLPGNSIDSLVNQNPDIPETEAGKGVQVTYQTVTSDSSEVGTLRINLQGSKKDLSKYVGIEVRLKGEVATAGPCSGASDGCGEYGWTSMDFFMMTGDSWAWFDASILEQADKDLDADAFQTIQVKWEDFRSEPTGLNSANAIGLNLYGTQVTGTITFDYIKGIKADGSTEVIDDFDKKPQLEGTASGKVVALDGSSAIKPATVAAASKMLVNVQPGMVSAHFVAAKTAPAKAMLMNSLGQVIAQQNFTANKGMNSVELSSNYRGPAMLMIKQGSQRYMQKVILK, from the coding sequence ATGAAACTTTACGGACTCTTCGGAATCGCCTGCGGCATGACGCTGCTTGCAAGCACTGCAGCATTTGCCCTCCCCAAGGCAACCGAAATTTACCCCGACATGGGTCTCGGCTATAACATCGGTAACACGATGGAAGTGCCCAAGAACCCGACACTTTGGGGCAACCCCTTCCCGGATGCCGCTTACGTGAAGGCCATCAAGGACGCAGGTTTCAACACCGTGCGTATCCCTTGCGCATGGGACAGCCACGCCTCTAACGGCACCATTAACGCCGGCTGGCTCGACTCCGTAAAGACTGTTGTCGACCTCGTGATCGGCAACGGTATGTACGCCATTTTGAACAGCCACTGGGACGAAGGTTGGCTCGAAGACCACGTTTTTGACGGCAAGGGCTTCGACAAGACCGGCGAAGTGACTGTTTCTGCAGCCGATATCGCCGCCAAGCAGGAAAGCTACTGGAAGCAGATCGCAACCAAGTTCGCCGAATACGACGAACACCTGATTTTTGCCTCTGCCAACGAACCGGGCGTGAACGACCCGTGGAACGGCGGTTCCGACAATGGTCAGTGGGCATTCGACGAAACCCGCATGCAGGTTCTCAAGAGCTATCACGAAGCATGCCTTAAGGCAGTGCGTTCTACCGGCGGAAACAACGCAACCCGTATCGTGGTCGTGCAGTCTCCGCGTACCGAAATTGACAAGTCTCCGTTGCTCGCATCCATGTACCCGACTGACCCGGCAGGCGAAGGCTACACCATGGCCGAAGTCCACTTCTATCCGTATCAGTTCTCTTTGATGACCAGCGGTGACGAAGACTGGGGCAAGATGTTCTACTACTGGGAAGACCAGACTCCGGGTAACGATGCCGCACACACTTGCTCCGGCTCCGCCCTCGGATCCAAGAAATCTATCGACCAGCTGTTCAGTGGCCTCAAGAGCCGTTTCTACGACAAGGGCATTCCTGTCGTGATTGGTGAAATGGGTGCCGTCAAGCGCCTCGGTGTCCTCACCGGTGACAACCTGAAGGTTCACCTGAAGGCACGCGCCGCCTGGTACGGCTATACGGTTGCCGCAGCCAAGAAGAACGGTCTCGTTCCTTGCGTGTGGGATACCGGCGACGAAGGCGATGGTAACTTCACCATTATTCGCCGCCAGGTAAACAAGTTCGGTGGCAACGTGGGCGATATTACCGACGTCGAAACCTTGAACGCTATGCGCGAAGCTTATGGCCAGGCATCTCTCCCGGGCAACAGCATTGATTCCCTCGTCAACCAGAACCCCGACATTCCCGAAACCGAAGCAGGCAAGGGCGTCCAGGTGACTTACCAGACTGTAACCTCTGACTCTAGCGAAGTGGGAACGCTGCGCATCAACCTCCAGGGTTCCAAGAAAGATCTTTCCAAATATGTGGGTATTGAAGTCCGCTTGAAGGGCGAAGTTGCCACGGCAGGTCCCTGCTCTGGCGCAAGCGATGGTTGCGGTGAATACGGCTGGACCTCCATGGACTTCTTCATGATGACGGGTGATAGCTGGGCATGGTTCGACGCCTCTATTCTTGAACAGGCCGACAAGGACCTCGACGCAGACGCATTCCAGACAATCCAAGTTAAGTGGGAAGACTTCCGCTCTGAACCGACCGGTCTCAACTCTGCAAACGCCATCGGTCTGAACCTCTATGGCACGCAGGTCACCGGCACCATTACCTTTGACTACATCAAGGGTATCAAGGCCGACGGTTCTACCGAAGTTATCGACGACTTTGACAAGAAACCGCAGCTCGAAGGCACCGCAAGCGGCAAGGTTGTCGCCCTCGACGGCAGCTCCGCCATCAAGCCCGCAACTGTTGCCGCCGCAAGCAAGATGCTCGTGAACGTGCAGCCCGGCATGGTGAGCGCCCACTTTGTAGCAGCCAAGACTGCTCCGGCCAAGGCAATGCTCATGAACAGCCTCGGTCAGGTGATTGCTCAGCAGAACTTTACCGCCAACAAGGGCATGAACTCGGTTGAACTTTCTAGCAACTATCGCGGCCCGGCAATGCTCATGATCAAGCAGGGCAGCCAGCGCTACATGCAGAAGGTGATTCTGAAGTAA